A region of Pseudomonas putida DNA encodes the following proteins:
- the dusA gene encoding tRNA dihydrouridine(20/20a) synthase DusA: protein MPLESASKPQTTRPEPSRCFSVAPMMDWTDRHCRFFLRLLSKHTLLYTEMVTTGALLHNDAHRFLRHDVSEHPLALQLGGSVPADLAACARLAEDAGYDEVNLNVGCPSDRVQNNMIGACLMAHPALVADCVKAMRDAVSTPVTVKHRIGINGRDSYAELCDFVGQVREAGCRSFTVHARIAILEGLSPKENREVPPLRYDVAAQLKADFPDLEIVLNGGIKTLAECHAHLETFDGVMLGREAYHNPYLLADVDQQLFGSQAAVVSRSEALALLRPYIVAHIESGGAMHHVTRHILGLAQGFKGARRFRQLLSADIHKAPEPLVVFDQAAELMQGH from the coding sequence ATGCCCCTAGAATCAGCCTCAAAGCCACAAACCACGCGCCCTGAACCGTCACGCTGCTTCAGCGTTGCACCCATGATGGACTGGACAGACCGCCACTGCCGCTTCTTCCTGCGCCTGCTCTCCAAACACACCCTGCTCTACACCGAAATGGTCACCACCGGCGCCCTGCTGCACAACGACGCCCACCGTTTCCTGCGCCACGACGTGTCCGAGCACCCGCTGGCCCTGCAACTGGGCGGCAGTGTGCCGGCCGACCTGGCCGCCTGCGCGCGCCTGGCCGAGGACGCGGGCTACGACGAGGTCAACCTCAACGTCGGCTGCCCGAGCGACCGGGTGCAGAACAACATGATCGGCGCCTGCCTGATGGCTCACCCGGCGCTGGTGGCTGATTGCGTGAAGGCCATGCGCGATGCGGTTTCAACACCGGTGACGGTCAAGCACCGTATCGGCATCAATGGCCGTGACAGCTATGCCGAGCTGTGCGACTTCGTCGGCCAGGTGCGCGAGGCCGGGTGCCGGAGTTTTACCGTGCATGCGCGGATTGCGATTCTTGAAGGGCTGTCGCCCAAGGAGAACCGTGAAGTTCCACCTTTGCGCTACGACGTGGCGGCGCAGCTGAAAGCGGACTTCCCGGACCTGGAGATCGTGCTCAACGGGGGGATCAAGACCTTGGCGGAATGCCACGCGCACCTTGAGACGTTCGATGGGGTGATGCTGGGGCGTGAGGCGTATCACAACCCTTACCTGCTGGCCGACGTGGACCAGCAGTTGTTCGGCAGCCAGGCGGCGGTGGTCAGCCGCAGCGAAGCGCTGGCGTTGTTGCGGCCTTATATCGTGGCGCACATCGAAAGCGGCGGAGCCATGCATCACGTCACCCGGCATATTCTGGGGCTGGCCCAGGGTTTCAAGGGGGCGCGGCGCTTCCGGCAGTTGTTGTCGGCGGATATTCACAAGGCGCCGGAACCGTTGGTGGTGTTCGACCAGGCCGCGGAGTTGATGCAGGGGCATTGA
- a CDS encoding alkaline phosphatase D family protein: MTSSLPLVLAGPVLRRLEPQRLAIWLVATQPLQPEFALDGAAHPVNVACQVIPIGQNAFIHLLDIRFALPLPCNQTLGYDLLIDGQGIAEWAAHLLYPGETRPNFVLRDRLDHVLHGSCRKPHHPAADGLLCADRLLQQCQDPEQRPAVLLMTGDQVYADDVAGPMLRAIHALIERLGLFDEQLDGAVVADSAALYRHPASYYHRADLLPAQERNESLRERFFGGKRKPIFSSSNADNHLVTFAEVMAMYLLVWSPEPWRLVNLDMPAGLTDERQARYRHELPLIEAFAGNLGQVARVMAHLPCLMIFDDHDITDDWNLSAQWEETAYGHPFSRRIIGNALLGYLLCQAWGNDPEGCGPLVERCQVLTGKTLNNQAQDDLISEVLRFQGWQFSLPSNPPLLVLDTRTRRWRSESSLAKPSGLLDWEALSELQQALLDHPSAIIVSPAPIFGVKLIETVQKVFSWMGYPLLVDAENWMAHRGAAQVILNIFRHSRTPGHYVVLSGDVHYSFVYEVLIRHRQRSPHLWQITSSGIKNEFPRRLLDVLDRLNRWLYSPRSPLNWFTKRREMEVVPRTPSGSKAGERLWNGAGLGQVFFDEQGRPARVFQLDAGGRDVTEFVGPE; encoded by the coding sequence ATGACCTCATCCCTACCCCTCGTTCTAGCCGGCCCGGTATTGCGCCGGCTGGAGCCGCAGCGCCTGGCCATCTGGCTGGTCGCCACGCAACCTTTGCAACCCGAGTTCGCCCTGGATGGCGCAGCGCATCCGGTTAACGTCGCTTGCCAGGTCATCCCGATAGGCCAGAACGCGTTTATCCATTTGCTGGATATCCGCTTCGCCCTGCCGCTCCCTTGCAACCAGACGCTGGGCTACGACCTGCTCATCGATGGCCAAGGCATCGCCGAGTGGGCAGCGCACCTGCTCTACCCCGGCGAAACACGGCCAAACTTCGTGCTGCGTGATCGCCTTGATCATGTGCTGCATGGCTCTTGCCGCAAGCCGCACCACCCCGCCGCCGACGGCCTGCTGTGCGCCGACCGTTTGCTGCAACAGTGCCAAGACCCCGAACAGCGCCCTGCCGTGCTGCTGATGACCGGCGACCAGGTGTATGCCGATGATGTCGCCGGGCCCATGCTGCGCGCCATCCACGCCCTGATCGAACGCTTGGGGCTGTTTGACGAACAGCTGGACGGTGCTGTCGTCGCGGACAGCGCGGCGCTCTATCGACACCCTGCCAGTTACTACCATCGCGCCGACCTGCTGCCAGCGCAGGAACGTAACGAAAGCCTGCGCGAGCGCTTTTTTGGCGGCAAACGCAAGCCGATCTTCTCGTCCAGCAACGCCGATAACCACCTGGTGACCTTCGCCGAAGTCATGGCCATGTACCTGCTGGTGTGGTCACCCGAACCCTGGCGCCTGGTGAACCTGGACATGCCTGCGGGGCTCACCGATGAACGCCAGGCGCGTTATCGGCACGAGCTACCACTGATTGAGGCGTTCGCCGGCAACCTGGGCCAGGTGGCGCGGGTGATGGCGCACCTGCCATGCCTGATGATTTTCGATGATCATGACATCACCGATGACTGGAACCTCTCAGCCCAGTGGGAAGAAACCGCCTACGGCCACCCGTTCTCGCGGCGGATCATCGGCAATGCGCTGCTGGGCTACCTGCTGTGCCAGGCCTGGGGCAACGACCCGGAGGGCTGCGGGCCACTGGTCGAACGCTGCCAGGTGCTGACGGGTAAGACACTGAACAACCAGGCGCAGGATGATCTGATCAGCGAAGTGCTGCGTTTCCAGGGCTGGCAGTTCAGCCTGCCCAGCAACCCACCGCTGCTCGTGCTCGACACCCGCACGCGCCGATGGCGTAGCGAAAGCAGCCTGGCCAAGCCATCGGGCCTGCTCGACTGGGAGGCGCTGAGCGAACTGCAACAGGCGCTGCTTGATCACCCTTCGGCGATTATCGTGTCGCCCGCGCCGATCTTCGGGGTAAAGCTGATCGAGACCGTGCAAAAGGTGTTCAGCTGGATGGGCTACCCGTTGCTGGTGGATGCCGAGAATTGGATGGCTCACCGGGGCGCGGCGCAGGTGATCCTGAACATTTTCCGCCACTCGCGCACGCCGGGGCATTACGTGGTGCTGTCAGGGGATGTGCATTATTCGTTCGTTTATGAAGTGCTGATTCGCCATCGCCAGCGCAGCCCGCACCTGTGGCAGATCACCAGCAGCGGGATCAAGAACGAGTTCCCCCGGCGATTACTGGATGTGCTCGACCGGCTTAACCGCTGGCTGTATTCACCGCGCTCGCCGCTTAACTGGTTTACCAAGCGGCGCGAGATGGAAGTGGTGCCGCGTACGCCCAGCGGTAGCAAGGCGGGTGAGCGATTATGGAATGGTGCGGGGTTGGGGCAGGTGTTTTTTGATGAGCAGGGGCGGCCCGCGCGGGTGTTTCAGCTGGATGCCGGTGGGCGGGATGTGACGGAGTTTGTCGGGCCGGAATGA
- a CDS encoding phosphonoacetaldehyde phosphonohydrolase-related protein has product MHDASAFTAVLFGLRGCLVQGANGHPLPAPGALATLASLRQRQVPCIWLDDLSATHAKRLANVLPDWLPGHAVNGVRWPAPNACWQALMALDSARLDGCVLVSGEPALLQSGLNAGLWTVGLAACSPYCDLSSQHWQAMSQQEQDLARGKATLELFSLGVHSVIDHLEALDTCLQDIALRRRKGEKP; this is encoded by the coding sequence ATGCACGATGCGTCCGCCTTCACTGCTGTGCTGTTCGGCCTGCGTGGCTGCCTGGTCCAGGGTGCGAACGGCCACCCGCTGCCCGCGCCCGGCGCCCTGGCAACACTCGCCAGCCTGCGCCAGCGCCAGGTGCCCTGCATTTGGCTGGACGACCTGAGTGCCACACACGCCAAACGCCTGGCCAACGTGCTGCCCGACTGGCTGCCGGGCCATGCGGTGAACGGCGTGCGCTGGCCCGCACCGAATGCCTGCTGGCAGGCGCTGATGGCACTGGACAGCGCGCGCCTGGATGGCTGCGTACTGGTCAGCGGCGAACCTGCGTTGCTGCAATCAGGCTTGAACGCTGGGTTGTGGACCGTGGGCCTGGCCGCCTGCAGCCCTTACTGCGACCTCAGCTCCCAGCACTGGCAAGCCATGAGCCAGCAGGAACAAGACCTGGCCCGCGGCAAGGCCACCCTCGAGCTGTTCAGCCTGGGCGTGCACTCGGTGATCGACCACCTGGAAGCGCTGGACACCTGCCTGCAAGACATCGCCCTGCGGCGGCGCAAGGGTGAAAAACCCTGA
- a CDS encoding DUF4404 family protein, whose amino-acid sequence MPARELQERLNSLREQLDRNVPLSEEELAALHEEARQIEAQLKLEEATPDNNLVDGVNLAIERFEADHPDLTATLRSIANSLHSMGI is encoded by the coding sequence ATGCCTGCCCGCGAATTGCAAGAGCGACTGAACAGCTTGCGCGAGCAACTGGACCGCAACGTGCCACTTTCGGAAGAAGAGCTGGCCGCCCTGCATGAGGAAGCCAGACAGATAGAGGCGCAGCTGAAGCTTGAAGAAGCCACGCCGGACAACAACCTGGTGGATGGGGTTAATCTGGCGATCGAGCGCTTCGAAGCCGATCACCCGGACCTGACCGCCACCCTGCGCAGCATTGCCAACTCGCTGCACAGCATGGGTATCTGA
- the rssC gene encoding anti-sigma factor antagonist RssC has product MSTGRIQFAEQSGTFVLKFVGEVRLTLCSALDATIEKIFTALNFSAIVIDLTETESIDSTTLGLLAKLSILSRQKVGLLPTVVTTNPDISRLLQSMGFDQVFNIVDRPIPCPECLTDLPSQDQNEEVVRSKVLEAHKILMGLNDSNREAFHDLVNALERT; this is encoded by the coding sequence ATGAGTACCGGTAGAATTCAGTTCGCCGAGCAAAGCGGTACCTTTGTACTGAAATTCGTCGGTGAAGTGCGCCTGACCTTGTGTTCGGCGCTGGACGCGACGATCGAGAAGATCTTTACCGCGCTGAACTTCTCGGCCATCGTCATCGACTTGACTGAAACCGAGAGCATCGACAGCACCACCTTGGGCCTGCTGGCCAAACTGTCGATCCTGTCGCGCCAGAAAGTGGGGCTGCTGCCGACCGTGGTCACCACCAACCCGGATATTTCCCGGTTGCTGCAGTCGATGGGTTTCGATCAGGTGTTCAACATCGTCGATCGCCCGATACCGTGCCCGGAGTGCCTGACCGACTTGCCGTCACAGGACCAGAACGAGGAAGTGGTGCGGTCCAAGGTGCTGGAAGCGCACAAGATCCTCATGGGGTTGAACGACTCCAACCGCGAAGCGTTTCATGACCTGGTGAATGCGCTGGAGCGGACCTGA
- the queF gene encoding NADPH-dependent 7-cyano-7-deazaguanine reductase QueF (Catalyzes the NADPH-dependent reduction of 7-cyano-7-deazaguanine (preQ0) to 7-aminomethyl-7-deazaguanine (preQ1) in queuosine biosynthesis), which translates to MHPAAEHSPLGKSSEYIATYSPEQLFPIPRTAKWAELGVTAQTLPWQGVDYWNCFELSWLLPSGKPVVAIGEFAIPADSPNIIESKSFKLYLNSLNQTVFASIGELQACLEKDLSAAAGKPVSVKVRTLAEVEAQGVVALPGQCIDGLDVAISNYEQPQPELLRCDAQRVVEETLHSHLLKSNCPVTGQPDWGSVVVEYKGRALDHASLLTYLISFRQHADFHEQCVERIYLDLKNLLQPEHLTVYARYVRRGGLDINPYRSMGAISPVNGRLVRQ; encoded by the coding sequence ATGCATCCCGCCGCCGAACACTCCCCGCTGGGCAAGTCCAGCGAATACATCGCTACCTACTCCCCTGAGCAGCTGTTCCCGATCCCGCGTACCGCCAAGTGGGCCGAGCTGGGCGTCACTGCCCAGACCCTGCCGTGGCAGGGCGTGGACTACTGGAACTGCTTCGAGCTGTCGTGGTTGCTGCCGTCGGGTAAGCCGGTGGTGGCCATCGGTGAGTTTGCCATTCCTGCGGACTCGCCGAATATCATCGAGTCCAAGTCGTTCAAGTTGTACCTGAACTCGCTGAACCAGACTGTTTTTGCCTCGATTGGCGAGCTGCAAGCCTGCCTGGAGAAGGACTTGTCCGCAGCGGCCGGCAAGCCGGTCAGCGTCAAGGTGCGCACCTTGGCCGAGGTGGAGGCTCAGGGCGTTGTGGCCTTGCCGGGGCAGTGCATCGATGGGCTGGATGTGGCCATCAGCAACTATGAACAGCCGCAACCCGAGTTACTGCGCTGCGATGCACAGCGGGTGGTTGAAGAGACCTTGCACAGCCATTTGCTCAAGTCCAACTGCCCAGTCACCGGCCAGCCGGATTGGGGGAGCGTGGTAGTCGAGTACAAGGGCAGGGCGCTGGATCATGCCAGCCTGCTGACTTACCTGATCAGCTTCCGTCAGCATGCCGACTTCCATGAGCAGTGCGTGGAGCGCATCTACCTGGATTTGAAGAACCTGCTGCAGCCGGAGCATTTGACCGTGTATGCGCGGTATGTGCGCCGGGGTGGGCTGGATATCAACCCGTACCGCAGCATGGGGGCGATCAGCCCGGTGAATGGTCGGCTGGTTCGGCAGTAA
- the rssB gene encoding two-component system response regulator RssB, with the protein MQKTSATLLIIDDDDVVRASLAAYLEDSGFSVLQAGNGQQGLQVFEEHQPDLVICDLRMPQMGGLELIRQISERAPQLPVIVVSGAGVMSDAVEALRLGAADYLIKPLEDLAVLEHSVRRALDRSRLVLENQRYRDKLEAANRELEASLHLLQEDQTAGRQVQMNMLPESPWVAGEFAFEHQIIPSLYLSGDFADYFRVDDRRIAFYLADVSGHGASSAFVTVLLKFMTTRLLFEFKRGSKMREFKPSQVLSHINRGLINCKLGKHVTMVGGVIDEDTGLLTYAVGGHLPLPVLYTPGNTRYLEGRGLPVGLFDEASYQDLVVELPPVFSLSLMSDGILDLLPGDTLKDKEAALPEIVKAAGGSLDGLRQRFGLATLGEMPDDIALLVLSRNLQ; encoded by the coding sequence ATGCAGAAAACCAGTGCAACGCTGCTGATCATCGATGACGACGACGTGGTCCGTGCGAGCCTCGCCGCCTATCTTGAAGACAGTGGTTTCAGCGTCCTCCAGGCCGGTAATGGCCAGCAGGGGCTTCAGGTCTTCGAAGAACACCAGCCCGACCTCGTGATCTGCGATCTGCGCATGCCGCAGATGGGCGGGCTCGAACTGATCCGCCAGATCAGCGAGCGCGCGCCGCAATTGCCGGTGATCGTGGTGTCCGGTGCCGGCGTCATGAGCGATGCGGTCGAGGCCTTGCGCCTGGGCGCTGCCGACTACCTGATCAAGCCGCTGGAAGACCTTGCCGTGCTTGAGCACTCGGTGCGCCGAGCCCTCGACCGTTCGCGCCTGGTGCTGGAAAACCAGCGCTACCGTGACAAGCTCGAAGCCGCCAACCGTGAGCTTGAAGCCAGCCTGCACCTGTTGCAGGAAGACCAGACCGCCGGTCGGCAGGTGCAGATGAACATGCTGCCAGAAAGCCCCTGGGTGGCCGGTGAGTTCGCCTTCGAGCACCAGATCATTCCGTCGCTGTACCTGTCGGGCGATTTTGCCGACTACTTCCGCGTTGATGATCGCCGCATCGCCTTCTACCTGGCCGACGTCTCTGGGCACGGTGCCTCGTCGGCGTTCGTCACGGTGCTGTTGAAGTTCATGACCACGCGCCTGTTGTTCGAATTCAAGCGCGGCAGCAAGATGCGTGAGTTCAAGCCCTCGCAAGTGCTCAGCCACATCAACCGCGGGCTGATCAACTGCAAGTTGGGCAAGCATGTGACCATGGTGGGTGGCGTGATCGACGAAGACACTGGGCTGTTGACCTATGCCGTGGGCGGCCATCTGCCGCTGCCGGTGTTGTACACCCCGGGCAATACCCGCTACCTGGAAGGCCGTGGCCTGCCGGTGGGGTTGTTCGACGAGGCCAGTTACCAGGACCTGGTTGTTGAGCTGCCGCCGGTGTTCAGCCTCAGCTTGATGTCCGATGGCATTTTGGACCTTTTGCCAGGTGACACGCTCAAAGATAAAGAAGCCGCCTTGCCAGAAATCGTCAAGGCAGCGGGTGGCAGCCTGGATGGGCTGCGCCAACGATTTGGATTGGCTACGCTTGGGGAGATGCCGGATGATATCGCCCTATTGGTGTTGAGCAGGAACCTTCAATGA
- a CDS encoding acetyltransferase → MIIRQANAADHPLLLDIWLRAVRATHHFLQASDIDALLPQLRDVYLHAVELWVAVDAEDCPLGFMGLNQEHVEMLFIDPDLHGRGIGRALLDYARGSRSTLSVDVNEQNPEAVGFYLHYGFVQTGRSEVDGEGRPFPLLHMSLPA, encoded by the coding sequence ATGATCATTCGTCAGGCTAACGCCGCAGACCACCCGCTGCTGCTCGACATTTGGCTGCGTGCCGTTCGCGCCACTCACCATTTTTTGCAGGCATCCGACATAGACGCGCTGCTGCCGCAGTTGCGCGACGTTTACCTACACGCTGTCGAGTTGTGGGTTGCGGTCGATGCTGAAGATTGCCCGTTAGGCTTCATGGGGCTGAATCAGGAGCATGTGGAAATGCTCTTTATCGATCCCGACCTGCACGGGCGTGGGATTGGCCGTGCGCTGCTGGATTACGCACGGGGTTCACGGAGCACGCTGAGTGTGGATGTGAACGAGCAGAACCCTGAGGCGGTGGGGTTTTATCTGCATTACGGGTTTGTGCAAACGGGGCGTTCTGAGGTGGATGGCGAGGGGCGGCCGTTTCCGTTGTTGCATATGAGTTTGCCTGCATAA
- a CDS encoding SDR family NAD(P)-dependent oxidoreductase, whose product MKPNPTIDNALRVALVTGSTSGIGAAIARALSRAGYAVILHSRSSANTGRAMAAEMEQAIYVQADLALEADRVRLIEEAIAAWGQLDVLVNNAGISRVIPHSDLASATSDVWHELNEINVVAPFHLVALAESALRDAARYRRAGSVVNISSHAGVRPKGASIPYAVSKAALNHMTRLLAVSLGPDIRVNAVAPGLVDTPLTAEWTEAQALWRVRAPMCRAASPDDIANAVAMLVDSDYLTGEILLSDGGLNLT is encoded by the coding sequence ATGAAACCCAACCCGACAATCGATAACGCACTACGCGTTGCGTTGGTTACAGGATCCACTTCCGGTATCGGCGCCGCCATTGCACGTGCATTAAGCCGGGCAGGCTATGCCGTGATCCTTCATTCGCGAAGTTCTGCAAATACGGGGCGCGCTATGGCTGCCGAAATGGAGCAAGCTATTTACGTGCAAGCTGATCTTGCTTTGGAAGCTGACAGGGTCAGACTGATTGAAGAAGCGATCGCCGCGTGGGGCCAACTCGACGTATTAGTCAATAACGCCGGCATCAGCAGAGTCATTCCGCACAGCGACCTAGCCTCTGCCACTTCGGATGTGTGGCACGAGCTCAACGAGATTAATGTCGTGGCGCCGTTCCACCTGGTCGCATTGGCCGAGTCGGCATTACGCGATGCCGCCCGTTACCGTCGAGCAGGTAGCGTCGTAAACATCAGCTCGCATGCCGGTGTCCGTCCCAAGGGCGCATCCATTCCCTACGCGGTGAGCAAAGCTGCTCTCAATCACATGACCCGCTTGCTTGCGGTGTCGCTCGGGCCGGACATTCGCGTAAATGCTGTGGCGCCTGGCTTGGTCGACACACCCCTGACCGCAGAGTGGACAGAGGCTCAAGCGTTGTGGCGCGTTCGCGCACCTATGTGCAGGGCCGCTAGCCCAGACGACATCGCAAACGCTGTTGCAATGTTGGTTGATTCTGACTACTTAACTGGCGAGATACTCCTGTCAGACGGCGGATTGAATCTGACTTAG
- a CDS encoding VacJ family lipoprotein — protein sequence MRRIGAGVIERVTQACVCASLLLAPVAATQAATEEDPWETVNRPIFRFNDTVDTYALKPLAKGYQAVTPQFLEDGIHNVFRNLGDVTNLVNDVLQLKPHAAGVDTARLIVNTTFGIGGFFDVGTKMGLQRNDEDFGQTLGYWGVGSGPYVVIPLLGPSTVRDGLAKYPDSYTEPYRYINHVPTRNTTFAVDVVDTRASLLSAEKLIQGDKYIFIRNAYLQNREFKVKDGEVEDDF from the coding sequence ATGCGTAGGATCGGTGCCGGTGTGATCGAGCGAGTCACCCAGGCCTGTGTCTGCGCCAGCTTGCTGCTGGCGCCCGTGGCGGCTACCCAGGCGGCCACCGAGGAGGACCCTTGGGAGACGGTCAACCGCCCGATCTTCAGGTTCAACGATACCGTCGACACCTATGCCCTCAAGCCATTGGCCAAGGGCTACCAGGCGGTGACCCCGCAATTCCTCGAAGATGGCATCCACAATGTCTTCCGCAACCTGGGCGACGTGACCAACCTGGTCAACGACGTGCTGCAGCTCAAGCCCCATGCGGCCGGGGTGGATACTGCACGCTTGATCGTCAACACCACGTTCGGCATTGGCGGCTTCTTCGACGTCGGTACCAAAATGGGCCTGCAACGCAACGACGAAGATTTCGGCCAGACCCTGGGTTACTGGGGCGTGGGCAGCGGCCCTTACGTGGTCATCCCGTTGCTGGGCCCAAGCACGGTGCGTGACGGCCTGGCCAAGTACCCGGACAGCTACACCGAACCCTACCGCTACATCAACCACGTACCGACGCGGAACACGACCTTCGCGGTGGACGTTGTCGATACCCGTGCCAGCCTGTTGTCGGCCGAAAAACTGATACAAGGCGACAAGTACATCTTCATTCGCAACGCCTACCTGCAGAACCGCGAGTTCAAGGTCAAGGACGGCGAAGTCGAAGACGACTTCTGA
- a CDS encoding PilZ domain-containing protein, whose product MPQTPSNHAEKRDFIRMRIDTEVSLLHEGQVIAAVCLDLSSGGMQVQAPQRFQVGETLEVRIDSDHPALKGLHASTEVVWIADQPGGHQKFGLRILAMH is encoded by the coding sequence ATGCCCCAGACGCCCTCCAACCACGCCGAAAAACGCGATTTCATCCGCATGCGTATCGATACCGAGGTGAGCCTGTTGCACGAAGGCCAGGTGATCGCGGCGGTGTGTCTGGACCTGTCCAGCGGGGGCATGCAGGTGCAGGCGCCGCAACGTTTTCAGGTAGGGGAGACGCTTGAGGTGCGGATCGATTCTGATCACCCGGCGCTCAAGGGGTTGCACGCCAGCACCGAGGTGGTGTGGATCGCCGATCAGCCCGGTGGGCATCAGAAGTTCGGCTTGCGCATTCTGGCCATGCATTGA
- a CDS encoding ankyrin repeat domain-containing protein, which yields MNHWFRRTIRSRLFQEIELGNDQAALQLARPWRLRYLRGEWGETALSCAIGYKQSALAVELVRRGGMYAEDDTLAQAAMNGDLMVVDALLSAGKHPDETIKDPLFLGLTPLMWATNRRHPQIMERLLQAGADIHAVDRQGCTVAGHVTNLGGTSLEALKVLLHHKPEILWTEMWSGIDVLNAVRRYRDSRDPDALQFMTRKFPELDMDEYLEN from the coding sequence TTGAACCATTGGTTTCGCCGAACCATTCGTTCTCGGCTGTTTCAAGAAATCGAACTTGGCAATGACCAAGCCGCATTGCAATTGGCGCGGCCGTGGAGGTTGCGTTATCTGCGTGGCGAATGGGGAGAAACCGCTCTCAGTTGTGCCATCGGCTACAAGCAATCCGCCTTGGCTGTGGAGCTAGTGCGACGTGGCGGCATGTATGCCGAGGATGACACGCTGGCGCAAGCGGCGATGAACGGTGACCTGATGGTGGTCGACGCGCTGTTATCGGCTGGGAAGCATCCGGACGAGACCATCAAGGACCCGCTTTTTCTTGGGCTGACGCCCTTGATGTGGGCGACCAACAGACGTCACCCACAGATCATGGAGCGCCTGTTGCAGGCCGGTGCCGATATTCACGCTGTCGACCGTCAAGGGTGTACGGTGGCAGGCCATGTGACCAATCTTGGTGGTACTTCTCTGGAGGCACTGAAAGTGTTGCTGCACCACAAACCCGAAATCCTATGGACCGAGATGTGGAGCGGAATCGATGTCCTGAATGCCGTACGACGTTATCGGGACAGCCGGGACCCTGATGCGCTGCAATTCATGACGCGCAAGTTTCCGGAGCTGGATATGGATGAGTACCTGGAGAATTAA
- the tal gene encoding transaldolase — translation MTSKLEQLKQFTTVVADTGDLDAITRLKPVDATTNPSLLLKAAAISGYADLLKQVKSDAKGDVDLACDKFAVAVGSGILKVIPGRISTEVDARLSFDEPALLAKARKLIELYEAAGVGKDRVLIKLASTWEGIRAAEKLEKEGIQTNLTLLFSFAQAQACADAGVFLISPFVGRIYDWYKKSTGKEYVGAEDPGVQSVTRIYDYYKANGYKTVVMGASFRNIGQIEQLAGCDRLTISPELLQQLSDDQGELPRVLTPGNAGEAKQVLSESQFRWAMNEDAMGTEKLAEGIRQFARDQEKLEKLMAEKA, via the coding sequence ATGACCTCCAAGCTGGAACAACTCAAGCAGTTCACCACCGTGGTCGCCGACACCGGGGACCTGGACGCCATCACCCGCCTGAAACCGGTCGATGCCACCACCAACCCGTCGCTGCTGCTCAAGGCCGCCGCCATCTCCGGCTATGCCGACCTGCTCAAGCAGGTAAAAAGCGATGCCAAGGGCGATGTGGACCTTGCCTGCGACAAGTTCGCAGTCGCGGTTGGCTCGGGCATTCTCAAGGTCATCCCTGGCCGTATCTCCACCGAAGTGGATGCGCGCCTGTCGTTCGATGAGCCGGCACTGCTGGCCAAGGCGCGCAAGCTGATCGAGCTGTACGAGGCCGCCGGCGTCGGCAAAGACCGCGTGCTGATCAAGCTCGCCTCGACCTGGGAAGGCATCCGCGCCGCCGAGAAGCTGGAGAAGGAAGGCATCCAGACCAACCTGACCTTGCTGTTCTCCTTCGCCCAGGCCCAAGCCTGCGCCGATGCAGGGGTGTTCCTAATCTCCCCGTTCGTGGGCCGTATCTACGACTGGTACAAGAAGAGCACCGGCAAAGAGTACGTGGGCGCAGAAGACCCGGGCGTGCAGTCGGTCACGCGGATCTACGACTATTACAAGGCCAATGGCTACAAGACCGTGGTCATGGGTGCCAGCTTCCGTAACATCGGCCAGATCGAGCAACTGGCTGGCTGCGACCGCCTGACCATCAGCCCCGAGCTGCTGCAGCAGTTGAGCGATGACCAAGGTGAGCTGCCGCGTGTGCTCACGCCAGGCAACGCGGGTGAGGCCAAGCAGGTATTGAGCGAGAGCCAGTTCCGCTGGGCGATGAACGAAGATGCCATGGGTACCGAGAAGCTGGCCGAGGGTATTCGCCAGTTCGCGCGGGATCAGGAGAAGCTGGAGAAGTTGATGGCTGAAAAGGCCTGA